From the genome of Persephonella sp., one region includes:
- a CDS encoding Rne/Rng family ribonuclease, producing MDRELVIISSKDLYLYVIFEENEAVELRVEYKDLLKQSGNIYKGKIKRIVPAMNAAFVDIGEDREAFLPLKDINYCPDFKINESVIVQVKRAAVSTKGAKLSCKITLPGKYLVLIPNNSHISISSKIEDKEQKERIKEHIKWLLEPFNDENYGYIIRTSAVDVSDEAIIEDFLSLKQLWENIIKLSKKKRSPSILYEESSKIYGILRDYAGNFTKIVSDDIKKLKEIKEYINRNFNKQIKLEPYRKRKVSLYSYYEVDKIINKILNPYVWLKNGGYLVIEETEALVSIDVNSGSHCRHKTLEETAYYTNIEAMKEIAKHLRLRDLGGIVIIDFIDMKDEEKKKALIEQFKNEVKKDKRPVKIKNFTSLGLLELTRKKVEESLIKQLTDICFTCSGNGYIKSRYLMMFEIEKKISEMKPFVKLKLRIHPSFYRSAKELINELKLKDSVDIISDINQQINKFSIEREE from the coding sequence GTGGATAGGGAACTTGTAATAATCTCATCGAAGGATCTTTATTTATACGTTATTTTTGAAGAAAATGAAGCTGTAGAACTGAGAGTTGAGTATAAGGATCTGCTCAAACAGTCAGGAAACATCTACAAAGGAAAAATAAAAAGAATAGTTCCGGCGATGAATGCAGCATTTGTTGATATTGGGGAGGATAGGGAGGCATTCCTTCCCCTTAAAGACATAAACTACTGCCCTGATTTTAAAATAAATGAGAGTGTTATAGTTCAGGTTAAAAGGGCAGCTGTAAGCACTAAAGGAGCAAAACTCTCCTGCAAGATAACCCTTCCAGGTAAATATCTTGTTTTAATCCCTAACAATTCCCACATATCTATATCCTCAAAAATAGAGGATAAAGAACAAAAAGAGAGAATAAAGGAACATATAAAATGGCTTCTTGAACCTTTTAATGATGAAAATTACGGTTACATAATAAGAACTTCAGCTGTAGATGTTTCTGATGAGGCGATAATTGAGGATTTTTTATCTCTTAAACAGCTGTGGGAAAATATAATCAAACTGTCAAAAAAGAAAAGAAGCCCATCTATTCTGTATGAAGAATCAAGTAAAATTTACGGAATACTTCGGGATTACGCAGGAAATTTTACAAAAATAGTGTCTGACGACATAAAAAAACTAAAGGAAATAAAAGAGTATATAAATAGAAATTTTAACAAACAGATAAAACTTGAGCCCTACAGGAAAAGGAAGGTTTCCCTTTACAGCTATTACGAGGTAGACAAGATAATAAATAAAATACTAAACCCCTATGTATGGCTAAAAAATGGTGGATATCTCGTTATAGAAGAGACTGAAGCTCTTGTGTCTATAGATGTAAACAGCGGTAGCCACTGCAGACATAAAACCCTTGAGGAAACAGCATACTACACGAATATTGAGGCAATGAAAGAGATAGCAAAACATCTTAGACTAAGAGATCTTGGGGGGATAGTAATAATAGATTTTATAGATATGAAAGATGAAGAAAAAAAGAAGGCTCTTATTGAGCAGTTTAAAAATGAAGTAAAAAAAGATAAAAGACCTGTAAAAATAAAAAATTTTACTTCACTTGGTTTACTTGAGCTTACAAGAAAAAAAGTTGAAGAAAGCCTTATAAAACAGCTTACAGACATATGTTTTACATGCAGTGGAAACGGCTATATAAAAAGTAGATATCTGATGATGTTTGAAATTGAAAAAAAGATTTCAGAGATGAAACCTTTTGTAAAACTTAAACTAAGAATACATCCTTCATTTTACAGATCAGCAAAGGAACTTATAAACGAATTGAAACTTAAAGACAGTGTTGATATTATTTCTGATATAAATCAGCAGATAAATAAATTTTCT
- a CDS encoding 4Fe-4S binding protein — protein sequence MSTEIQAQSCPQPSFMETHKFTLLRNTVYIVVILALIIIPELKIAKIDLAHDEAWIFGEKVSVEEGLMPVILALGFFAILVIVMNLINGRVFCGWICPGGWVAEIQDIIRKKVYGPRSKTGGKIAYYLISFVTAVLFLALFFNWVTDLRVFFYATNPMFSWMWVAFLSAFVVVYFEVFIGKRWCRTFCPTGIYQKITPYHHKFKTTMDPRFDLSDCGSCRECIKNCPMALDPRRMAYINDFYKGVQACIVCGECVDTCKQVRLPQCKEPLMTWVTELPERDPDFIAGKIKK from the coding sequence ATGTCAACTGAAATTCAGGCTCAGTCCTGCCCTCAGCCATCATTCATGGAAACACATAAGTTCACATTGTTGAGGAATACGGTTTATATTGTTGTTATCCTTGCTCTAATAATAATACCTGAACTGAAAATCGCGAAGATTGATCTGGCTCACGACGAGGCATGGATCTTTGGGGAAAAAGTTTCTGTAGAAGAAGGGTTAATGCCTGTTATCCTTGCACTTGGCTTCTTTGCCATACTTGTTATTGTGATGAACTTGATAAACGGAAGGGTTTTTTGCGGATGGATATGTCCAGGAGGTTGGGTTGCTGAAATTCAGGACATTATAAGAAAGAAGGTTTATGGTCCAAGATCAAAAACAGGTGGAAAAATAGCCTATTATCTGATCTCTTTCGTTACTGCTGTTCTCTTTCTTGCACTTTTCTTTAATTGGGTTACAGATCTGAGGGTATTTTTCTACGCCACAAACCCTATGTTCTCATGGATGTGGGTCGCTTTTCTTTCAGCCTTTGTTGTTGTTTATTTTGAGGTTTTTATAGGTAAAAGATGGTGCAGAACATTCTGTCCAACAGGAATTTACCAGAAAATAACCCCGTATCACCACAAATTTAAAACAACGATGGATCCAAGATTTGATCTTTCAGACTGCGGGTCATGCAGAGAATGTATCAAAAACTGTCCAATGGCTCTTGATCCGAGAAGAATGGCTTATATAAATGATTTTTACAAAGGTGTTCAGGCATGTATAGTTTGCGGGGAGTGTGTTGACACATGCAAACAGGTTAGGCTTCCACAGTGCAAAGAACCTTTAATGACCTGGGTAACAGAGCTTCCCGAAAGGGACCCTGACTTTATAGCAGGAAAAATCAAAAAATAG